In Candidatus Binatus sp., the following proteins share a genomic window:
- a CDS encoding methionyl-tRNA formyltransferase, giving the protein MRIALLGQAAFAEKALEALLKHGDEIVHVFAPPDPAAGKPDPLAAKARELGLPLSQPKSFKKEEAYEHFKTLDADLAILAFVTLIVPERILYTPRYKSICFHPSLLPRRRGASGINWAIIEGDAETGVTWFWPDQGIDTGPILVQKRVPIADSDTVGSIYFNTLFPMGIDAMIEAVDLIKAGNPPAIVQDESKATYEAPCRDEHAKIDFSKPARAVFNLIRGCDPQPGAYASLGEKRLRLYDVALSTTTETAAPGTIVAIDSAGMKIALSGGSIVAKRARIDPSPKKVAPADLAASGEISAGAHLT; this is encoded by the coding sequence GTGCGCATTGCATTGCTCGGACAGGCCGCATTCGCCGAAAAAGCACTCGAGGCGCTCTTAAAGCATGGCGACGAGATCGTCCACGTCTTCGCGCCGCCCGATCCCGCCGCCGGCAAGCCCGATCCGCTCGCGGCCAAAGCGCGCGAACTCGGCCTGCCGCTCAGCCAGCCCAAGTCCTTCAAGAAGGAAGAGGCCTACGAGCATTTCAAAACCCTCGACGCCGACCTCGCGATTCTCGCCTTCGTCACCCTGATCGTCCCGGAGCGCATCCTCTACACGCCGCGCTACAAATCGATCTGCTTCCATCCGTCGTTGCTGCCGCGCCGTCGCGGCGCCAGCGGAATCAACTGGGCGATTATCGAGGGCGACGCGGAGACCGGCGTTACCTGGTTCTGGCCCGATCAGGGTATCGACACCGGCCCGATCCTCGTTCAAAAGCGCGTCCCAATCGCCGACAGCGACACGGTCGGATCGATTTATTTCAACACGCTCTTTCCGATGGGTATCGACGCGATGATCGAAGCGGTCGATTTGATCAAGGCCGGCAATCCGCCCGCGATCGTCCAGGACGAAAGCAAGGCGACCTACGAAGCGCCGTGCCGCGACGAGCACGCGAAGATCGATTTCTCGAAGCCGGCGCGCGCCGTGTTCAACCTGATCCGCGGATGCGATCCGCAACCGGGCGCTTACGCGAGCCTCGGCGAGAAGCGACTCCGCCTCTACGACGTCGCGCTTTCGACGACGACCGAAACCGCCGCGCCTGGAACGATCGTTGCGATCGATTCCGCCGGAATGAAAATTGCCCTAAGCGGCGGATCGATCGTCGCGAAGCGCGCGCGAATCGATCCAAGTCCGAAAAAAGTTGCGCCCGCCGATCTCGCCGCATCAGGCGAGATCAGCGCCGGCGCCCACCTCACGTAA
- a CDS encoding NUDIX hydrolase, whose amino-acid sequence MPRPECPPIAADVIAEIGDRIVLIERKNFPHGWAIPGGFVDFGETVEQAAIREAREEISLEVDIRALLGIYSRPERDPRGQTITVVYVARASGSPIAADDAKSVVLIDPRRPPSPLAFDHAEILADYVRFLDTGQFPAPWRATR is encoded by the coding sequence ATGCCACGTCCTGAATGCCCACCGATCGCCGCCGACGTGATCGCCGAAATCGGCGACCGTATCGTTCTTATCGAGCGCAAGAATTTTCCGCATGGATGGGCCATCCCGGGCGGCTTCGTTGACTTCGGCGAGACCGTCGAACAGGCGGCGATCCGGGAGGCGCGCGAGGAAATTTCGCTCGAGGTCGATATCCGCGCCTTGCTCGGAATCTATTCGCGGCCTGAGCGCGATCCGCGCGGGCAAACGATCACGGTCGTCTATGTCGCCCGCGCGAGCGGATCGCCAATCGCCGCCGACGACGCGAAAAGCGTCGTGCTGATCGATCCGCGCCGTCCGCCGTCGCCGCTCGCTTTCGATCACGCCGAGATCCTCGCTGACTACGTGCGCTTTCTCGATACCGGGCAGTTCCCCGCGCCGTGGCGCGCCACTCGATGA